CGGCCCGCAACGGCGAGTCTTCCGGCAGCGGCACCTGCTGCAGTTCGCGCGGCAGACCGACGAGCACCACCCGGCCGGTGGCCGCATCGACGCTGACCACGGAGATGCTGTCGGTGCGCCTGCCCTCCCGGTCGGGGCCGGCGTCCGTTCCGAGCAGCAGGATGTTCAGCCGCCCGTCGCTCAGGGTGACATCGGGCGACCCGACGAAGAGGCGCGTCTCGGTCTGGGCCACGGTGTGAAGCGCTCCGGCCGCAGCAAGAGGTATGCCCCCCGAGACGAGGGTCGCGACCACGGTGGCCGCCACCACGGCGATCCGGCGCCCGAGGGCCGCCCCGGTCATCCTGCGCCGACGCACCAACAGCTGCACCGTGAACCCACCGAGAACGAACCAGAGTGCCGCGAGAACGAGTGCCACAGCGCTCGCGACGGAGAGCCAGGACGAGTTCGCCGCAAGGCCGAACCCGGTGGCCGGGGAGGCGACGAACACCACCACGATCACCAGCAGCGCGAGCCACAGAAGTAGCCAAACTGCCACGGCGATGCCGCCGATCAGGCGCCGACCGGCGCGCAGTTGGGCGCTGCCGGGCACGAGGAAAGCGAGCACCGCTTCGCCGGCCGGGCTGATTCGTCGGGCTGTCACGAAGTTCTCTCACTCCCGTCTGAGGATTCTGGTAGTTTTCTCGCGGGGTCGCCCGCTGTGGGGCGAGAGGAACGGGTCTGCACCGCGTGCAGCCCGGTAGCGGGGGATGTCATGACGGCCATTGTTCTGCGGGGCGCACCGAAACGATTCACTGTTGCGACCTTCATCACCATACTGGCCCTCCTCGCCCTTGTCTTCGTCGCCCCGCAGGCGGCGCAGGCGGCCACGGGCATCGGTGGCGTGCAGGTTCTCGATGCCGCGAGCAAACCCGTGGTCGGGGCGCGTGTCTCGCTGACGAGCACGACCCAGTCGTACACCTTCGACTTCGCCACCGACTCCGCGGGGGTGGCAACCTTCACGAAGAACCCCGTGTTCTCGTCGATGTTGTTCACCGTCTACGTCGCGCCGAAGGCCGGCTCGGGACTGCTCCCCGGCTACTGGGACGGCAAGCCGAGCGGCCAGACCGCGCCGCAGACCATCACCCCCGGCGGCGCGAAACTGAAGTATGTCGCGAAGGCCGGCACCGCAGCATCCATCGCCGGCACCGTGACAGGATCGGGCACCCCGGCCGTCGCCCTGGCAGGGGTGAAGGTCACGGCGCTGACCGCGACAGGGCTCGAAGCAGGTTCGGCCACCACGTCGAGCACGGGCGGCTACAAGGTCTCCGGCCTCTCCGTCGATTCCTACACCCTGAGGTTCGACAACACGAACGCGGCCTACGCTTCGACCACCTGGTGGAAGAACAAGCCGGCCCAACAGTCCGCGGACGTCTTCCCGGTCGCCGCTGGCCAGTCCCTCACCGGCCAGAACATCGTGCTCGACAAGGTCACCACGATCAGCGGCACCGTGAAGGGGTCTGCGGCGACGCCGGTCGCGCTGGCGAACGTCTACGTCACCGCGTACGCCGACACGGGGTTCACCGCCGGCTCGACCTCGACGAGCGCGACGGGCAAGTATGTGCTCGTGCTGCCCGCCGGAGGCACCTACAAGCTTCTGTTCAACAACTACCAGAACGACGACTTCCTCTCCTCCACCTGGTGGCGGAACAAGCAGACCCAGGAGACCGCCGACACGATCACCGTCGCCTCGGGCAAGCAGTCCACGGGCAACAACATCGTGCTCGACAAGGTGGCCTCGATCTCCGGAACGGTGACGGGCGCTGGCACTCCCGCTGTTCCGCTCATGACGTCGGTCACCGCCTACACGACAGCCGGAAGCTACGCCGGCTACGGCTACGCCGATTCCACCGGCGCGTACACCGTGTCGGGGCTCCCGGCCGGCTCGTACAAGCTCTTCTTCAACAACTCCTCCAACAGCACCTTCGTCTCGAGTGCGTGGTGGAAGAACAAACCGACGATGGCGCTGGCGGACGTCATCACCGTGACGAGCGGGCAGGTGGTCACCGGCAAGAACCTCACGCTCCCGAAGGGCACTTCGATCTCGGGCAGTGTGAAGGGTTCCGGTTCACCGACGACGCCCCTGGCGGGGATCAACGTCGTGGCCTACCCGGGCGACGACAACACCTACGCGGCCTCGGCGTACACGGACTCCGCCGGGAACTACACGCTGCCGGGCCTGCTTGCGGGCTCCTACAAGCTGAAGTTCTACAACAACGCGAGCACCTCGTTCGTCTCGTCCGGCTGGTACAACAACCAGCCCACGCGGGAGAAGGCCACCGTCGTCACGCTGACCGCGGGCACACCGGTCACGGGCAGGAGCTTCGTGCTCGCCAAGTCGGCGTCGATCTCCGGCACGGTCACGGGCGCGGGCACACCGGCCACGCCCCTGCCGAACGTCAATGTGACGGCCTACACGCGAGCCGGGGACTATGTCGGCAGCGGATTCACGGATGCCTCGGGCCAGTACGTCATCTCGGGACTCGCCGCTGACACGTACAGGCTCCAGTTCCGGAACAACTATTCGAACCAGGCGTTCGAGTCGCAGACGTGGTGGAAGAACAAGCCGACCGCCGACCTGGCCGACCCCATCACCCTCGCAGCAGGCGCCACCCGCGCGGGCACCGACATCACACTCGCGAAGGCCGTGGTGATCAGCGGAACGGTGACCGACGCGTCAGGCAGCGGTGTCTCGGGTGTCACCGTGCCGGTATGGCGTCTCGTGAACGGCAGCTACCTGAGACTGACCGACTTCTACAACCCGGGCACCGACTCGTCGGGCCGCTACACGCTCCCCGGCCTGTCGCCCGGAAGCTACAAGGTCGGGTTCACCGACTACTCCACCGGCAACAGCCTCGACGGCACCGGCGGCGTCAAGTACCAGGACGAGTTCTGGAACGACAAGGCGACCCTCACCGCGGCCACGCCGATCCCGCTGACAGCGGGGCAGACCGCCACCTCGAACGCCTCCCTCTCGAACAAGCTGCTCACCTTCACGAAGACGGCGGTGCCGACCGTCACCGGCACGACCCAGGTGGGCAAGAGGCTCACGGCGACACCCGGCACGTGGACCCCGGCTCCCGAGACGTTCACCTACCAATGGAAGTCGGGCGGCGTCGCGATTTCGGGGGCGCGATCCAGTTCGTACGTCGCGACGAGCGCCGACGTGGGGAAGACGCTGACCGTGAGCGTGACCGGGTCGAAGACGGGGTACAAGCCGGTGACGACGACCAGCCTCGCGACGGGGAAGATCGTTCCCTAGCTCGCGGGGGTATCGGGGCTCAGGCGTCGGGGCTCAGGTATCGGGGCTCAGGTATCAGGGCTCAGGCGTCGGCGCTCGGGCGCAACCGGATGAGGCGCTGCGGCCCCTCCTCGCTGAGCTCGGCCACGTCGTCCCGCGACGAGAGGAAGTCGGTGAACGAGCGGTAGCCGAGCGGCTTCTCGTTGAACGACGGATCCATCCGGCGCATCTGGTTCTTCACCGTGCCCGTGTTCAGCCACTCCTCGGCGTCGCCCTTGGCGTGTCCGATCTGCAGCGCGCGGAGCAGCAGTTCGGTCGCGAAGGTCTGCGGATCCACGTCGTCGGCCTGGTCGGGCTCGTCGAACGCGACATCTTCGGTGTGCGAGAACATCGGGATCGTCGACACCCGGCGCGGCGCAGGGGCCGTGGCGGCGGGCTCGGATTCCGCCGGTTCGGTCGACCCCGCAGCATCCGGAGCCCCCGATCGGCGGCGCCGCGACGACCGCGAACCCGAGGCCGCTGCGCCTGTATCCCCGTCGGCCGTATCGCCTGAGGGCGGCACGACCGTCACCTTCTGGATGCCCGGGAGCGAGTCGTAGTCCTCGAACTCGTCGCACGCCGCGGCCAGCGACGTGCTCGTCGAACCCGCGACGCCGATACCCACGACGAACCGGCCGAGACGCTTCGACTTCTGGGCGAGGGCGATGTAGTCGGAGTCGCCGGCGACGATGATCACGTGGGTCAGGTCGGGCAGGCGGAACAGGTCTTCGACCACATCGACGGCGAGCCGGATGTCTGCACCGTTCTTGGTGCCGCGGGTGGTCGTGGTGAAGAGCTGGGTGAGGTCGACGGCGCGCGACATGAGCTGGCGCTGGTAGCTCGCGTTGACGGGCACCGACCAGTCGGCGTAGGCCCGGTTCACGACCATGGTGCCGAACGAGGCGGCGAAGTCGATGATGGCGTCGAAGTCGACGGTGGCCGCGGCGAGGCGTGCGGCGACCTCAGGATCGGCGCCCTGCTTCGAGCGGTCGAAGTCGCGGAT
Above is a genomic segment from Subtercola boreus containing:
- a CDS encoding NYN domain-containing protein, which translates into the protein MTEPSDSRVGLYIDFDNIVISRYQQLHGRQAFQRDGIRDFDRSKQGADPEVAARLAAATVDFDAIIDFAASFGTMVVNRAYADWSVPVNASYQRQLMSRAVDLTQLFTTTTRGTKNGADIRLAVDVVEDLFRLPDLTHVIIVAGDSDYIALAQKSKRLGRFVVGIGVAGSTSTSLAAACDEFEDYDSLPGIQKVTVVPPSGDTADGDTGAAASGSRSSRRRRSGAPDAAGSTEPAESEPAATAPAPRRVSTIPMFSHTEDVAFDEPDQADDVDPQTFATELLLRALQIGHAKGDAEEWLNTGTVKNQMRRMDPSFNEKPLGYRSFTDFLSSRDDVAELSEEGPQRLIRLRPSADA
- a CDS encoding carboxypeptidase-like regulatory domain-containing protein, coding for MTAIVLRGAPKRFTVATFITILALLALVFVAPQAAQAATGIGGVQVLDAASKPVVGARVSLTSTTQSYTFDFATDSAGVATFTKNPVFSSMLFTVYVAPKAGSGLLPGYWDGKPSGQTAPQTITPGGAKLKYVAKAGTAASIAGTVTGSGTPAVALAGVKVTALTATGLEAGSATTSSTGGYKVSGLSVDSYTLRFDNTNAAYASTTWWKNKPAQQSADVFPVAAGQSLTGQNIVLDKVTTISGTVKGSAATPVALANVYVTAYADTGFTAGSTSTSATGKYVLVLPAGGTYKLLFNNYQNDDFLSSTWWRNKQTQETADTITVASGKQSTGNNIVLDKVASISGTVTGAGTPAVPLMTSVTAYTTAGSYAGYGYADSTGAYTVSGLPAGSYKLFFNNSSNSTFVSSAWWKNKPTMALADVITVTSGQVVTGKNLTLPKGTSISGSVKGSGSPTTPLAGINVVAYPGDDNTYAASAYTDSAGNYTLPGLLAGSYKLKFYNNASTSFVSSGWYNNQPTREKATVVTLTAGTPVTGRSFVLAKSASISGTVTGAGTPATPLPNVNVTAYTRAGDYVGSGFTDASGQYVISGLAADTYRLQFRNNYSNQAFESQTWWKNKPTADLADPITLAAGATRAGTDITLAKAVVISGTVTDASGSGVSGVTVPVWRLVNGSYLRLTDFYNPGTDSSGRYTLPGLSPGSYKVGFTDYSTGNSLDGTGGVKYQDEFWNDKATLTAATPIPLTAGQTATSNASLSNKLLTFTKTAVPTVTGTTQVGKRLTATPGTWTPAPETFTYQWKSGGVAISGARSSSYVATSADVGKTLTVSVTGSKTGYKPVTTTSLATGKIVP